The following are from one region of the Patescibacteria group bacterium genome:
- a CDS encoding beta-galactosidase — translation MDKKGGRILAGVKIVLATLVVLGAAFLVVLNLPATKKETAVIFGVTFSTDYAASLGLDWRQTFLALLDDLSVRKFRLNAYWSEIEAQRDTMNFDSLDFQLDEAAKRDAKVLLAVGRKLPRWPECHDPAWVRALPKKEIEERLLKLVRAVVERYKDHPAVEKWQVENEIVFPFGDCPNWLGLDSLQKELDLVRSLSDKPIVVTDSGEWTPWIPMAWYGDILGSSLYLEAWNDYLGHIPFPIRPGYYQFKAWLVSPWKKDIIFTELQAEPWGPKAVQDMSVDEARNYFPLEKMRARIQFARDVGFREVYLWGEEWWYWMKQYGDSSYWDEGKKIFQ, via the coding sequence ATGGATAAGAAGGGTGGGCGCATACTGGCAGGCGTCAAAATTGTTTTAGCGACACTTGTTGTTTTGGGTGCCGCATTTCTTGTTGTCCTCAACCTTCCGGCAACAAAAAAAGAAACCGCTGTCATATTCGGCGTAACATTTAGTACTGATTATGCTGCAAGCCTTGGGCTTGACTGGCGGCAAACATTTCTTGCGCTTCTGGATGATCTTAGCGTGCGAAAATTTCGCTTGAATGCCTATTGGAGCGAAATCGAAGCACAGCGCGATACCATGAATTTTGACAGCCTTGATTTTCAGCTTGATGAGGCTGCAAAAAGGGATGCCAAAGTTCTCCTTGCCGTGGGAAGGAAACTGCCCCGCTGGCCTGAATGCCACGATCCTGCATGGGTGCGTGCCTTGCCAAAAAAAGAAATCGAAGAACGACTCTTGAAGCTTGTGCGTGCCGTTGTTGAGCGCTATAAGGATCATCCTGCAGTAGAAAAATGGCAAGTGGAAAACGAAATTGTTTTTCCGTTTGGTGATTGCCCCAATTGGCTCGGCTTGGATTCGTTGCAAAAAGAACTAGACCTTGTTCGTTCACTTTCGGATAAGCCGATTGTGGTGACAGACTCGGGCGAATGGACACCATGGATTCCAATGGCGTGGTATGGCGATATACTGGGATCGAGTTTGTACTTGGAGGCATGGAATGATTATCTTGGACATATCCCGTTTCCCATTAGGCCGGGATACTACCAATTCAAAGCATGGCTGGTATCTCCATGGAAGAAGGATATTATTTTTACAGAACTTCAGGCAGAACCATGGGGACCAAAAGCGGTGCAGGATATGTCTGTCGATGAAGCTCGAAACTATTTTCCTCTTGAAAAAATGCGTGCACGGATTCAATTTGCGCGCGATGTCGGGTTCCGCGAAGT